The following are encoded in a window of Parcubacteria group bacterium ADurb.Bin159 genomic DNA:
- the nqo1 gene encoding NADH-quinone oxidoreductase subunit 1, with translation MNRQEDIILKLKESRLLGKSGSDFPTGLKWEMVKRAKAKKKYIICNAAEGEPNVFKDGFILENYPDKVIEGIKIALNTIDNSFAYIYLRQDYYEKFAKKLKKIIGNLPICLFKKRGGYLAGEETSILESIEGRNPEPRIKPPFPTQFGLWGYPTLINNVETFYDVAKIIRNEYKNTRFYSLSGDIKNKGVYELPENYFISQILKETNNLPDFDFFVQRGGGISGEILLPSELNQPTGGAGAIIIFNRSKTDIFSLMEKWINFFLKENCDKCTPCREGVFRLAEMIEKKEIDKEVLKDLFFVLEQSSFCALGKSVVPLFSSLINKLE, from the coding sequence ATGAACAGACAAGAAGACATTATTTTAAAATTAAAAGAAAGTCGTCTTTTAGGCAAAAGCGGAAGTGATTTCCCTACTGGTTTAAAATGGGAGATGGTTAAAAGGGCTAAAGCAAAAAAGAAATATATTATTTGTAATGCCGCTGAGGGCGAACCAAACGTCTTTAAAGACGGTTTTATTTTAGAAAATTATCCTGATAAAGTTATTGAAGGAATTAAAATTGCTCTTAACACTATAGATAATAGTTTTGCTTATATTTATCTTCGCCAAGATTATTACGAAAAATTTGCCAAAAAATTAAAGAAAATAATCGGGAACCTTCCTATTTGCCTTTTTAAAAAAAGAGGAGGATATTTAGCTGGCGAGGAAACCTCCATTTTAGAATCCATAGAAGGCAGAAATCCGGAGCCGAGAATAAAACCGCCCTTTCCTACTCAATTTGGCTTATGGGGCTATCCTACTTTAATTAATAATGTAGAAACTTTTTATGATGTGGCGAAAATTATCAGAAATGAATACAAAAATACACGTTTTTATTCTCTTAGTGGAGATATAAAAAATAAAGGAGTTTATGAATTGCCGGAAAATTATTTTATCTCTCAAATTTTGAAAGAAACAAACAATTTACCGGATTTTGATTTTTTTGTCCAACGTGGTGGAGGAATAAGTGGCGAGATTTTGCTCCCTTCTGAATTAAATCAACCGACAGGAGGAGCAGGAGCCATTATTATTTTCAATCGCTCTAAAACAGATATTTTTTCTTTAATGGAAAAATGGATTAATTTTTTTCTTAAAGAAAATTGTGATAAATGTACGCCTTGTCGAGAAGGCGTTTTTAGATTGGCGGAAATGATAGAAAAAAAAGAAATTGATAAAGAAGTATTAAAAGATTTATTTTTTGTTTTAGAACAAAGCAGTTTTTGCGCTTTAGGCAAAAGTGTGGTTCCTTTGTTTAGCAGTTTAATAAATAAATTAGAATGA